A genomic window from Lotus japonicus ecotype B-129 chromosome 1, LjGifu_v1.2 includes:
- the LOC130733499 gene encoding 1-aminocyclopropane-1-carboxylate oxidase-like: MANFPVISLEKLNGEERKDIKLQIKDACENWGFFELVNHGIPHDVMDTVERLTKEHYRICMEQRFKELMASKGLEAVQTEVKDMDWESTFHLRHLPESNISEIPDLTDEYRKVMKDFALRIEKLSEDLLDLLCENLGLEKGYLKKAFHGSRGPTFGTKVANYPPCPKPNLVKGLRAHTDAGGIILLFQDDKVSGLQLLKDGEWVDVPPMRHSIVVNLGDQLEVITNGKYKSVEHRVIAQTDGTRMSIASFYNPGSDAVIYPAPELLEKEAEEKNQLYPKFVFEDYMKLYAGLKFDAKEPRFEALKASPNVTLGPIATA; the protein is encoded by the exons ATGGCCAACTTTCCAGTGATCAGCTTGGAGAAGCTCAATGGTGAGGAGAGAAAAGATATCAAGCTGCAAATAAAGGATGCTTGTGAGAACTGGGGATTCTTTGAG CTGGTGAATCATGGCATACCCCATGACGTAATGGACACTGTGGAGAGGTTGACCAAAGAGCACTACAGGATATGCATGGAACAGAGGTTCAAGGAATTAATGGCAAGCAAAGGCCTAGAGGCTGTCCAAACTGAAGTCAAAGATATGGACTGGGAGAGTACTTTTCACCTGCGCCACCTCCCTGAATCAAACATTTCAGAGATCCCTGATCTCACTGACGAGTACAG GAAGGTGATGAAGGACTTTGCTTTGAGGATTGAGAAGCTATCAGAGGATCTGTTGGACTTATTGTGTGAGAATCTTGGACTGGAGAAAGGGTACCTCAAGAAGGCCTTCCATGGATCAAGAGGACCAACTTTTGGCACCAAGGTTGCCAACTACCCTCCATGCCCCAAGCCAAACCTGGTGAAGGGTCTCCGCGCCCACACCGACGCCGGCGGGATCATCCTTCTCTTCCAGGATGACAAGGTCAGTGGCCTGCAGCTGCTCAAAGATGGCGAGTGGGTGGATGTTCCCCCAATGCGCCACTCCATTGTTGTCAACCTTGGTGACCAGCTTGAG GTGATCACCAATGGGAAATACAAGAGTGTGGAGCATCGTGTGATAGCACAAACTGATGGGACCAGAATGTCTATAGCCTCATTCTACAACCCTGGCAGTGATGCTGTCATCTACCCTGCTCCAGAATTGTTGGAGAAAGAGGCAGAGGAGAAAAACCAGCTCTACccaaaatttgtttttgaagattACATGAAGCTCTATGCTGGATTGAAGTTTGATGCCAAGGAACCAAGATTTGAGGCCCTGAAAGCATCACCAAATGTGACTCTAGGTCCAATTGCCACTGCTTAA
- the LOC130718117 gene encoding uncharacterized protein LOC130718117, whose protein sequence is MELILIDAKGDKIHGTVRRTHVYKFNPLLVEGRVYMLSYFTVGDNVLDFRTTSHPHKIIFELDSVVQTQTDVSITKIPYSFVYVSDIMFTDPYQILCDRDPLRPWRRAGIRKKSSSAKEDYHRD, encoded by the exons ATGGAGTTGATTTTAATAGATGCAAAG GGTGACAAGATCCATGGCACAGTGCGAAGGACTCATGTTTATAAGTTTAATCCTTTGTTGGTTGAGGGTCGAGTATACATGCTATCATATTTCACTGTTGGTGATAACGTTCTTGATTTTCGTACAACGTCTCATCCTCACAAGATAATCTTTGAGCTTGATTCGGTTGTCCAAACCCAAACTGACGTTTCCATCACTAAGATTCCCTATTCATTTGTTTATGTTTCTGATATCATGTTCACTGATCCATATCAAATATT ATGTGATAGGGATCCTCTCCGACCATGGCGTCGTGCAGGAATTCGAAAAAAATCATCAAGTGCGAAAGAGGATTACCATAGAGATTGA
- the LOC130733500 gene encoding tyrosine-protein phosphatase DSP1-like isoform X2, translated as MQVASEVHQHHQQRQNKDTQMCKKIQLTISSDQKLSHTAAAVENGGFNGGGGGCEGSEDDLFVPPLNFAMVDNGIFRSGFPEPANFSFLQTLGLRSIIYLCPEPYPEANMEFLKSNGIKLYHFGIEGHKEPFVNIPEDTIREALKVLLDVRNHPVIIHCKRGKHRTGCLVGCYRKLQKWCLTSVFDEYQRFAAAKARVSDQRLG; from the exons ATGCAAGTAGCATCAGAAGTTCATCAGCACCACCAGCAAAGGCAAAACAAGGATACCCAGATGTGTAAAAAGATCCAACTCACCATCTCCTCCGACCAGAAACTCTCTCACACCGCCGCCGCCGTTGAAAACGGCGGTTTcaacggcggcggcggcggctgtGAAGGCAGTGAGGATGATCTCTTCGTCCCTCCCCTCAATTTCGCCATGGTTGATAACGGCATTTTCCGTTCTGGTTTCCCTGAACCTGCCAACTTCTCCTTCCTCCAAACCCTTGGCCTTCGCTCCATCAT ATATTTGTGTCCTGAGCCATATCCAGAGGCTAACATGGAGTTTCTCAAGTCAAATGGGATCAAGCTTTATCACTTTGGGATTGAGGGTCATAAG GAGCCTTTTGTAAACATCCCAGAGGACACAATCCGTGAAGCACTAAAAGTTCTCCTTG ATGTCAGGAACCACCCGGTTATAATACACTGTAAGCGAGGAAAG CACCGAACGGGTTGTTTAGTAGGATGCTATAGAAAATTGCAAAAGTGGTGCTTGACATCAGTCTTTGACGAGTACCAGCGCTTTGCGGCTGCGAAAGCAAGAGTTTCAGATCAGAG ATTGGGTTAA
- the LOC130733500 gene encoding tyrosine-protein phosphatase DSP1-like isoform X1 → MQVASEVHQHHQQRQNKDTQMCKKIQLTISSDQKLSHTAAAVENGGFNGGGGGCEGSEDDLFVPPLNFAMVDNGIFRSGFPEPANFSFLQTLGLRSIIYLCPEPYPEANMEFLKSNGIKLYHFGIEGHKEPFVNIPEDTIREALKVLLDVRNHPVIIHCKRGKHRTGCLVGCYRKLQKWCLTSVFDEYQRFAAAKARVSDQRFVELFDTSSMKQLPLSFSCLKR, encoded by the exons ATGCAAGTAGCATCAGAAGTTCATCAGCACCACCAGCAAAGGCAAAACAAGGATACCCAGATGTGTAAAAAGATCCAACTCACCATCTCCTCCGACCAGAAACTCTCTCACACCGCCGCCGCCGTTGAAAACGGCGGTTTcaacggcggcggcggcggctgtGAAGGCAGTGAGGATGATCTCTTCGTCCCTCCCCTCAATTTCGCCATGGTTGATAACGGCATTTTCCGTTCTGGTTTCCCTGAACCTGCCAACTTCTCCTTCCTCCAAACCCTTGGCCTTCGCTCCATCAT ATATTTGTGTCCTGAGCCATATCCAGAGGCTAACATGGAGTTTCTCAAGTCAAATGGGATCAAGCTTTATCACTTTGGGATTGAGGGTCATAAG GAGCCTTTTGTAAACATCCCAGAGGACACAATCCGTGAAGCACTAAAAGTTCTCCTTG ATGTCAGGAACCACCCGGTTATAATACACTGTAAGCGAGGAAAG CACCGAACGGGTTGTTTAGTAGGATGCTATAGAAAATTGCAAAAGTGGTGCTTGACATCAGTCTTTGACGAGTACCAGCGCTTTGCGGCTGCGAAAGCAAGAGTTTCAGATCAGAGGTTTGTTGAGTTATTTGATACTTCAAGCATGAAGCAATTGCCCTTATCATTTTCATGTTTGAAGAGGTAA